Proteins encoded by one window of Streptomyces sp. ALI-76-A:
- a CDS encoding rhamnogalacturonan lyase — MLLSAAVAVSALVGAGLTATIGTGPAEAATARQVEKLDRGLVSVHTDAGNLISWRWLGTDPNDVSFNVYRAGTKVNSNPVSGSTNYFHSGAPAQADYTVRAVVGGVEQADSVHAVQLRTGYKDVPITPPAGGTTPDGVAYTYEANDASVADLDGDGALDFVLKWQPTNAKDNSQSGYTGNTFVDGVKLDGTRLWRVDLGRNIRSGAHYTQFQAYDYDGDGKAEVAMKTADGTKDGTGAVIGSSSADHRNSGGYVLSGPEFLTMFDGRTGKAMQSVDYVPARGTVSSWGDSYGNRVDRFLAGTAYLDGARPSLIMARGYYTRSVIAAWDWRGGAFARRWTFDTSSSTNNGKGYDGQGNHSLSVADVDADGKDEIVYGAMTVDDNGNGLWTTRLGHGDAGHVGDLNPSRAGLEYFKVSEDTSKPGSWMADARTGQILWQTASGADNGRGVAADIHAGSAGAEAWSASDTTLRSATGASLGREPSSVNFLSWWDGDPVRELLDGTRVDKYGTSGDTRLLTGSGVHSNNGTKATPSLSGDILGDWREEVVWPTSDNTALRVYSTPVETSTRITTLLHDTMYRTALAWQNTAYNQPPHPSFFLGNGMATAPRPTVYTP; from the coding sequence GTGCTCCTGTCCGCGGCCGTCGCCGTCTCCGCTCTCGTCGGTGCCGGACTCACCGCCACGATCGGCACCGGCCCCGCCGAGGCCGCCACCGCCCGCCAGGTCGAGAAGCTCGACCGCGGTCTCGTCAGCGTGCACACCGACGCCGGCAACCTGATCAGCTGGCGCTGGCTCGGCACCGACCCGAACGACGTGTCCTTCAACGTCTACCGGGCCGGTACCAAGGTCAACTCCAACCCGGTCAGCGGCTCCACGAACTACTTCCACTCCGGCGCGCCCGCCCAGGCCGACTACACGGTCCGCGCGGTCGTCGGCGGTGTGGAACAGGCCGACTCCGTCCACGCGGTCCAGCTCCGCACCGGCTACAAGGACGTTCCGATCACCCCGCCCGCCGGCGGCACCACTCCCGACGGCGTCGCCTACACCTACGAGGCCAACGACGCCTCCGTCGCCGACCTCGACGGCGACGGCGCCCTCGACTTCGTCCTCAAGTGGCAGCCCACCAACGCCAAGGACAACTCCCAGTCCGGCTACACCGGCAACACCTTCGTCGACGGCGTCAAGCTCGACGGCACCCGCCTGTGGCGCGTCGACCTCGGCCGCAACATCCGCTCCGGCGCCCACTACACGCAGTTCCAGGCGTACGACTACGACGGTGACGGCAAGGCCGAGGTCGCCATGAAGACCGCCGACGGCACCAAGGACGGCACCGGCGCGGTCATCGGCAGCTCGTCGGCCGACCACCGCAACTCCGGCGGCTACGTGCTGTCCGGCCCCGAGTTCCTGACCATGTTCGACGGCCGGACCGGCAAGGCCATGCAGAGCGTCGACTACGTCCCGGCGCGCGGCACGGTCTCCTCCTGGGGCGACTCCTACGGCAACCGCGTCGACCGCTTCCTCGCGGGAACGGCGTACCTGGACGGCGCCCGGCCCTCGCTCATCATGGCGCGCGGCTACTACACCCGCTCGGTGATCGCCGCCTGGGACTGGCGGGGCGGCGCCTTCGCCCGCCGCTGGACCTTCGACACCTCCTCCTCCACCAACAACGGCAAGGGCTACGACGGTCAGGGCAACCACAGCCTGTCCGTCGCCGACGTCGACGCCGACGGCAAGGACGAGATCGTGTACGGCGCCATGACCGTCGACGACAACGGCAACGGCCTGTGGACGACCAGACTCGGCCACGGCGACGCGGGACACGTCGGGGACCTCAACCCGTCCCGGGCGGGCCTGGAGTACTTCAAGGTGTCCGAGGACACCAGCAAGCCCGGCTCGTGGATGGCGGACGCCCGCACGGGCCAGATCCTGTGGCAGACGGCGTCCGGCGCCGACAACGGCCGCGGGGTCGCCGCGGACATCCACGCCGGCAGCGCGGGCGCCGAGGCCTGGTCCGCCTCGGACACCACCCTGCGCTCGGCGACCGGAGCCTCCCTCGGCCGGGAGCCCTCCAGCGTCAACTTCCTGAGCTGGTGGGACGGCGACCCGGTCCGCGAACTCCTCGACGGCACCCGCGTCGACAAGTACGGCACGTCCGGCGACACCCGCCTGCTGACCGGCTCCGGTGTCCACTCCAACAACGGCACCAAGGCCACCCCGTCCCTGTCCGGGGACATCCTGGGCGACTGGCGCGAGGAGGTCGTCTGGCCGACGTCGGACAACACCGCCCTGAGGGTCTACTCGACACCGGTCGAGACCAGCACCAGGATCACCACGCTGCTGCACGACACGATGTACCGCACGGCACTGGCCTGGCAGAACACCGCGTACAACCAGCCGCCGCACCCGAGCTTCTTCCTCGGCAACGGCATGGCGACGGCACCGCGGCCGACGGTCTACACCCCGTGA
- a CDS encoding cellulose binding domain-containing protein: MRRTRILTAVLALAAGLLAGTPPALAAGPEQAAIAADTYTWKNARVDGGGFVPGIVFNRTEKDLAYARTDIGGAYRWQQSTKTWTPLLDSVGWDDWGHTGVVSLASDSVNPDRVYAAVGTYTNSWDPGNGAVMRSADRGASWQKTDLPFKLGGNMPGRGMGERLAVDPNRNSVLYLGAPSGRGLWRSTDSGVTWSQVTNFPNVGDYAQDPSDTSGYASDNQGIVWVTFDESTGTSGAATKTIYVGVADQDNAVYRSTDAGATWSRLAGQPSGYLAHKGVLDTRNGHLYLAYSDKGGPYDGGKGRLWRYATATGAWTDISPVAEADTYYGFSGLTVDRQKPGTLMATAYSSWWPDTQIFRSTDSGATWTKAWDYTSYPTRANRYTMDVSSSPWLTWGANPSPPEETPKLGWMTESLEIDPFDSDRMMYGTGATVYGTENLTAWDRGGTFAIRPMVRGLEETAVNDLASPPSGAPLLSALGDIGGFRHTDLTKVPSMMFTSPNFTTTTSLDFAEANPNTVVRVGNLDSGPHIAFSTDNGANWFAGSDPSGVSGGGTVAAAADGSRFVWSPAGTGVQYATGFGTSWAASSGIPAGAVIESDRVDPKTFYGFKSGKFYVSSDGGATFTASSAAGLPSGDSVRFKALPGAKGDVWLAGGASDGAYGLWHSTDGGAGFTKLPGVEQADTIGFGKAAPGASYQTLFTSAKIGGVRGIFRSTDKGATWTRINDDAHQWGWTGAAITGDPRVYGRVYVATNGRGVIYGDSSDTGGGTDPGPDPAPTGACAVTYKVTNQWSGGFQADVRLANTGSSAWNGWSLGWAFTEGQKVTQAWNAETAQSGTAVTARNVGWNGTVAAGSSVSFGFTGSWSGTNTKPAAFKLGDRTCAVS; this comes from the coding sequence GTGCGAAGAACCCGCATCCTCACGGCCGTGCTGGCACTGGCGGCCGGCCTGCTGGCGGGCACCCCGCCCGCACTGGCCGCCGGTCCCGAGCAGGCGGCGATCGCCGCCGACACGTACACCTGGAAGAACGCGCGCGTCGACGGAGGCGGTTTCGTCCCCGGCATCGTCTTCAACCGCACGGAGAAGGACCTGGCCTACGCCCGCACCGACATCGGCGGCGCCTACCGCTGGCAGCAGTCCACGAAGACCTGGACCCCGCTGCTGGACTCGGTCGGCTGGGACGACTGGGGACACACGGGCGTGGTGAGCCTGGCCTCCGACTCCGTGAACCCGGACAGGGTGTACGCGGCGGTCGGCACGTACACCAACAGCTGGGACCCGGGGAACGGGGCCGTCATGCGCTCCGCCGACCGGGGCGCGAGCTGGCAGAAGACGGACCTGCCGTTCAAGCTCGGCGGCAACATGCCCGGCCGGGGCATGGGCGAGCGCCTGGCGGTCGACCCGAACCGCAACAGCGTGCTGTACCTGGGCGCGCCGAGCGGCAGGGGCCTGTGGCGGTCGACGGACTCCGGGGTCACCTGGTCGCAGGTGACGAACTTCCCCAACGTCGGCGACTACGCGCAGGATCCGAGCGACACCAGTGGCTACGCGAGCGACAACCAGGGCATCGTGTGGGTCACCTTCGACGAGTCCACGGGCACGTCGGGCGCCGCGACGAAGACGATCTACGTCGGGGTCGCCGACCAGGACAACGCGGTGTACCGGTCGACGGACGCGGGCGCGACCTGGAGCCGGCTGGCGGGACAGCCGTCGGGGTACCTCGCGCACAAGGGCGTACTGGACACGAGGAACGGCCACCTGTACCTCGCGTACAGCGACAAGGGCGGTCCGTACGACGGCGGCAAGGGCCGGCTGTGGCGGTACGCGACCGCGACGGGCGCCTGGACGGACATCAGCCCGGTCGCCGAGGCCGACACCTACTACGGCTTCAGCGGGCTGACGGTGGACCGGCAGAAACCCGGCACCCTGATGGCCACCGCCTACAGTTCCTGGTGGCCGGACACCCAGATCTTCCGGTCCACGGACAGCGGCGCGACCTGGACGAAGGCGTGGGACTACACGTCGTATCCCACCCGCGCGAACCGTTACACGATGGACGTCTCGTCCTCCCCGTGGCTGACCTGGGGCGCGAACCCGTCGCCGCCGGAGGAGACGCCGAAGCTGGGCTGGATGACGGAGTCGCTGGAGATCGACCCGTTCGACTCGGACCGGATGATGTACGGGACGGGTGCGACGGTCTACGGCACGGAGAACCTCACCGCCTGGGACCGCGGCGGCACGTTCGCCATCAGGCCGATGGTGCGGGGCCTGGAGGAGACGGCGGTCAACGACCTCGCCTCTCCACCGTCCGGGGCCCCGCTGCTCAGCGCGCTCGGTGACATCGGCGGGTTCCGGCACACGGACCTGACGAAGGTCCCGTCGATGATGTTCACCTCGCCGAACTTCACCACCACGACCAGCCTGGACTTCGCCGAGGCGAATCCGAACACGGTCGTCCGCGTCGGCAACCTCGACTCGGGGCCGCACATCGCGTTCTCCACGGACAACGGGGCCAACTGGTTCGCGGGCAGCGACCCGTCGGGCGTGAGCGGGGGCGGCACGGTCGCGGCGGCGGCCGACGGCAGCCGGTTCGTGTGGAGCCCGGCCGGCACCGGCGTGCAGTACGCCACCGGCTTCGGCACCTCCTGGGCCGCCTCCAGCGGCATACCGGCGGGTGCGGTCATCGAGTCCGACCGGGTCGACCCGAAGACCTTCTACGGCTTCAAGTCCGGTAAGTTCTACGTCAGTTCGGACGGCGGCGCGACCTTCACGGCGTCCTCGGCGGCCGGTCTGCCGAGCGGTGACAGCGTGCGTTTCAAGGCACTGCCCGGCGCGAAGGGCGATGTGTGGCTGGCCGGCGGCGCGAGCGACGGCGCGTACGGGCTGTGGCACTCCACCGACGGCGGCGCCGGCTTCACCAAGCTGCCGGGCGTCGAGCAGGCGGACACGATCGGTTTCGGCAAGGCCGCGCCGGGAGCGTCCTACCAGACACTGTTCACCAGTGCGAAGATCGGCGGTGTCCGAGGGATCTTCCGCTCCACCGACAAGGGCGCGACCTGGACCCGGATCAACGACGACGCCCACCAGTGGGGCTGGACGGGTGCGGCGATCACCGGTGACCCGCGGGTGTACGGCCGGGTGTACGTGGCGACCAACGGCCGCGGGGTCATCTACGGCGACAGCTCCGACACCGGCGGTGGCACGGACCCGGGACCGGACCCCGCTCCGACCGGCGCCTGCGCGGTGACGTACAAGGTCACCAACCAGTGGTCGGGCGGTTTCCAGGCCGACGTGCGGCTCGCCAACACCGGGTCGAGCGCCTGGAACGGCTGGTCACTCGGCTGGGCCTTCACCGAGGGCCAGAAGGTCACCCAGGCCTGGAACGCCGAGACCGCGCAGTCCGGTACGGCGGTGACGGCGAGGAACGTCGGCTGGAACGGAACGGTGGCGGCGGGCTCGTCGGTGAGCTTCGGGTTCACGGGGAGCTGGTCGGGCACGAACACGAAACCGGCGGCGTTCAAGCTGGGCGACCGGACCTGCGCGGTGAGCTGA
- a CDS encoding glycoside hydrolase family 48 protein, which translates to MPPRKRRRAARRMWTAVTAALALPFTMLSTGSTPAQAAPVQCSVDYKTNDWGSGFTADVTITNRGTDAISGWTLTYGYAGNQKLSGTGWNGTWSQSGQAITVKNASHNATIAPGAAASTGAQFTYSGTNAAPAGFAVNGTSCVGAHQPPITVLTSPAAGAVYTQGDAVPLAATAAAADNATISKVEFYDDTRLLGTDTSAPYSLSASGLTVGSHSLLAKAYDSLGASAESTPVGITVAAGPTVVASTNQLAVQQGKTGTYDVKLSTRPAANVTVTTARTGGNSGLSVTGGASLTFTPSNWNTAQKVTVTANSTGTGAATFESTATGHGKASVTVTQIAASKAYDARFLELYGKITNPANGYFSPEGIPYHSVETLIVEAPDHGHQTTSEAYSYLLWLQAMYGKVTGDWTKFNGAWEIMEKFMIPTRADQPTNSFYNASKPATYAPELDTPAEYPAKLDSAVPVGTDPIAGELKSAYGTDDVYGMHWLQDVDNVYGYGNSPGKCEAGPTDTGPSYINTFQRGAQESVWETVPQPTCDAFKYGGKNGYLDLFTGDASYAKQWKFTNAPDADARAVQAAYWADKWADAQGKGGEISATVAKAAKMGDYLRYSMYDKYFKKIGNCVGPSTCAAGTGKDASMYLMSWYYAWGGATDTSAGWAWRIGSSHAHGGYQNPLAAYALSSYADLKPKSATGQADWAKSLDRQLEFYRWLQSDEGAIAGGATNSWAGRYATPPAGKSTFYGMYYDQQPVYHDPPSNQWFGFQAWSMERVAEYYQQTGDAKAKVVLDKWVDWALAHTTINPDGTYRVPSTLQWSGQPDTWNASNPGANSGLHVTVADYTNDVGVAAAYAKTLTYYADRSGDTQAATTAKALLDGMWDNHQDSLGIAVPETRADYNRFDDRVPVPAGWTGTMPNGDPINSSSTFDSIRSFYEDDPAWSKIEAYLAGGAAPSFTYHRFWAQADIALAMGSYAELLE; encoded by the coding sequence ATGCCCCCGAGAAAGAGACGCCGGGCCGCTCGGCGTATGTGGACCGCCGTCACGGCGGCCCTCGCCCTTCCGTTCACGATGCTGAGCACGGGTTCAACTCCTGCCCAAGCGGCTCCAGTTCAGTGCAGCGTCGACTACAAGACCAACGACTGGGGCTCCGGTTTCACCGCGGACGTCACGATCACCAACCGCGGCACGGACGCCATCTCCGGCTGGACCCTGACGTACGGCTACGCCGGCAACCAGAAGCTGTCCGGCACCGGCTGGAACGGCACCTGGTCCCAGTCCGGCCAGGCGATCACGGTGAAGAACGCCTCACACAACGCCACGATCGCACCCGGCGCCGCCGCCTCCACCGGCGCGCAGTTCACCTACAGCGGCACCAATGCCGCGCCGGCCGGCTTCGCCGTGAACGGCACCAGTTGTGTCGGCGCGCACCAGCCGCCCATCACCGTGCTGACCAGCCCCGCCGCGGGCGCGGTCTACACGCAGGGTGACGCGGTCCCGCTGGCGGCGACCGCCGCCGCGGCGGACAACGCGACGATCAGCAAGGTGGAGTTCTACGACGACACCAGGCTGCTGGGCACGGACACGAGCGCGCCCTACTCACTGTCCGCCTCTGGGTTGACCGTGGGCAGTCATTCGCTGCTGGCGAAGGCCTACGACAGTCTGGGCGCGTCCGCGGAGTCCACTCCGGTGGGCATCACGGTCGCCGCGGGTCCCACCGTGGTGGCCTCCACCAACCAGCTGGCCGTCCAGCAGGGCAAGACAGGCACGTACGACGTGAAGCTGTCGACCCGGCCGGCCGCCAACGTGACGGTCACGACGGCCCGCACCGGTGGCAACTCCGGCCTGTCGGTGACCGGCGGGGCCTCGCTCACCTTCACACCGTCGAACTGGAACACCGCGCAGAAGGTGACCGTCACGGCCAACTCCACCGGGACCGGCGCGGCGACCTTCGAGTCGACGGCCACCGGCCACGGCAAGGCGTCGGTGACGGTCACCCAGATCGCGGCGTCGAAGGCGTACGACGCCCGGTTCCTGGAGCTGTACGGGAAGATCACCAACCCGGCCAACGGCTACTTCTCGCCCGAGGGCATCCCGTACCACTCGGTCGAGACGCTGATCGTCGAGGCACCGGACCACGGCCACCAGACCACGTCGGAGGCGTACAGCTACCTCCTGTGGCTCCAGGCCATGTACGGCAAGGTCACCGGCGACTGGACCAAGTTCAACGGCGCCTGGGAGATCATGGAGAAGTTCATGATCCCGACCCGCGCCGACCAGCCGACGAACTCCTTCTACAACGCCTCCAAGCCGGCGACCTACGCCCCGGAGCTGGACACTCCGGCCGAGTACCCGGCGAAGCTGGACTCGGCGGTGCCGGTCGGCACCGACCCGATCGCCGGTGAACTGAAGTCCGCCTACGGCACCGACGACGTCTACGGCATGCACTGGCTGCAGGACGTCGACAACGTCTACGGCTACGGCAACTCGCCCGGCAAGTGCGAGGCGGGGCCGACGGACACCGGACCGTCGTACATCAACACCTTCCAGCGCGGCGCGCAGGAGTCGGTGTGGGAGACGGTGCCGCAGCCGACCTGTGACGCCTTCAAGTACGGCGGCAAGAACGGGTACCTGGACCTGTTCACGGGTGACGCCTCGTACGCCAAGCAGTGGAAGTTCACCAACGCCCCGGACGCCGACGCACGCGCGGTGCAGGCCGCGTACTGGGCCGACAAGTGGGCGGACGCCCAGGGCAAGGGCGGTGAGATCTCCGCGACCGTCGCCAAGGCCGCGAAGATGGGCGACTACCTGCGTTACTCCATGTACGACAAGTACTTCAAGAAGATCGGCAACTGCGTCGGGCCGTCCACCTGTGCGGCCGGCACCGGCAAGGACGCCTCGATGTACCTGATGTCCTGGTACTACGCCTGGGGCGGCGCCACTGACACCTCGGCCGGCTGGGCCTGGCGCATCGGCTCCAGCCACGCGCACGGCGGCTACCAGAACCCGCTGGCCGCCTACGCGCTGAGCAGTTACGCCGACCTGAAGCCCAAGTCGGCGACGGGACAGGCCGACTGGGCCAAGTCGCTCGACCGGCAGCTGGAGTTCTACCGCTGGCTGCAGTCGGACGAGGGTGCCATCGCGGGCGGCGCCACCAACAGCTGGGCGGGCCGGTACGCGACGCCGCCGGCCGGGAAGTCGACGTTCTACGGCATGTACTACGACCAGCAGCCCGTCTACCACGACCCGCCGTCCAACCAGTGGTTCGGCTTCCAGGCGTGGTCGATGGAGCGGGTGGCCGAGTACTACCAGCAGACGGGTGACGCCAAGGCCAAGGTCGTCCTCGACAAGTGGGTCGACTGGGCGCTGGCCCACACCACGATCAACCCGGACGGCACCTACCGGGTTCCCTCCACGCTCCAGTGGTCGGGTCAGCCCGACACCTGGAACGCGTCGAACCCGGGTGCCAACAGCGGCCTGCACGTCACCGTCGCGGACTACACCAACGACGTCGGTGTGGCCGCCGCGTACGCCAAGACCCTGACGTACTACGCGGACCGCTCCGGTGACACCCAGGCGGCCACGACGGCCAAGGCGCTCCTCGACGGCATGTGGGACAACCACCAGGACAGCCTGGGCATCGCCGTCCCGGAGACCCGCGCCGACTACAACCGCTTCGACGACCGCGTCCCCGTTCCGGCCGGCTGGACCGGCACCATGCCGAACGGCGACCCGATCAACTCCTCGTCCACCTTCGACTCCATCCGGTCCTTCTACGAGGACGACCCGGCCTGGTCCAAGATCGAGGCCTACCTGGCGGGCGGCGCCGCGCCCTCCTTCACGTACCACCGGTTCTGGGCCCAGGCGGACATCGCCCTGGCCATGGGCTCGTACGCGGAGCTTCTCGAATAG
- a CDS encoding glycoside hydrolase family 6 protein, which yields MSRTRTAMLAALALVAGASGTAFAVVPDGVGAAAVPCTVDYKVQNQWSTGFTAAVTVTNNSAAKSSWSLKWSYAGDQKVTSGWNAKLSQSGAAVTAANESYNGTLATGGSASFGFQGTYSGTNAVPATFTLDGVTCNVDDGGGGPTDPPDPAGPKVDNPYAGAKVYVNPEWSAKAAAEPGGTRISNQPTGVWLDRIAAINGVNGGMGLRDHLDTALTQKGSGELVVQLVIYNLPGRDCAALASNGELGPTEIDKYKTQYIDPIAAILADPKYAGLRIVNTIEIDSLPNLVTNTGSRPTATPQCDVMKANGNYQKGVGYALNKLGDAPNVYNYIDAGHHGWIGWDDNFAPSAALFKEAATTEGATVNDVHGFITNTANYSALKENNFTINDNVAGKSVRESKWVDWNRYVDELSFAQAFRNQLVSIGFNSGIGMLIDTSRNGWGGAARPAGPGATTTVDTYVEGGRYDRRIHIGNWCNQAGAGLGERPKANPATGIDAYVWMKPPGESDGSSKFIENDEGKGFDGMCDPAYKGNPRNGNNPSGALPDSPLSGHWFSAQFQELMKNAYPAL from the coding sequence ATGAGTCGTACCAGAACCGCGATGCTCGCTGCCCTGGCGCTGGTCGCCGGGGCCTCCGGGACGGCGTTCGCCGTCGTACCGGACGGCGTAGGCGCCGCCGCCGTCCCCTGCACCGTCGACTACAAGGTGCAGAACCAGTGGTCCACCGGCTTCACCGCCGCCGTCACGGTCACCAACAACAGTGCGGCCAAGTCGAGTTGGTCGCTGAAGTGGTCGTACGCCGGTGACCAGAAGGTCACCAGCGGCTGGAACGCCAAGCTCAGCCAGAGCGGGGCCGCCGTCACCGCGGCCAACGAGAGCTACAACGGCACACTGGCGACGGGCGGTTCGGCCAGCTTCGGCTTCCAGGGCACCTACAGCGGCACCAACGCGGTCCCGGCCACCTTCACTCTCGACGGCGTGACCTGCAACGTCGACGACGGCGGTGGCGGCCCCACCGACCCGCCGGACCCCGCCGGCCCGAAGGTCGACAACCCGTACGCCGGCGCCAAGGTGTACGTCAACCCGGAGTGGTCCGCGAAGGCCGCCGCCGAGCCGGGCGGCACCCGCATCTCCAACCAGCCCACCGGTGTGTGGCTGGACCGGATCGCCGCGATCAACGGCGTCAACGGCGGCATGGGCCTGCGCGACCACCTCGACACGGCGCTGACACAGAAGGGCTCCGGCGAACTCGTCGTCCAGCTGGTCATCTACAACCTGCCCGGACGCGACTGCGCCGCGCTCGCCTCCAATGGTGAACTCGGCCCGACGGAGATCGACAAGTACAAGACGCAGTACATCGATCCGATCGCGGCCATCCTCGCCGACCCCAAGTACGCCGGGCTGCGGATCGTCAACACCATCGAGATCGACTCGCTGCCCAACCTCGTCACCAACACCGGCAGCCGCCCCACGGCAACGCCGCAGTGCGACGTGATGAAGGCCAACGGCAACTACCAGAAGGGCGTCGGCTACGCCCTGAACAAGCTCGGTGACGCGCCCAACGTCTACAACTACATCGACGCGGGCCACCACGGCTGGATCGGCTGGGACGACAACTTCGCCCCCAGCGCCGCCCTGTTCAAGGAGGCGGCCACCACGGAGGGCGCCACCGTCAACGACGTCCACGGCTTCATCACCAACACGGCCAACTACAGCGCCCTGAAGGAGAACAACTTCACCATCAACGACAACGTGGCCGGCAAGTCGGTCCGCGAGTCGAAGTGGGTCGACTGGAACCGGTACGTGGACGAGCTGTCGTTCGCCCAGGCCTTCCGCAACCAGCTGGTCAGCATCGGCTTCAACTCCGGCATCGGCATGCTGATCGACACCTCCCGCAACGGCTGGGGCGGCGCCGCCCGGCCCGCCGGCCCGGGCGCCACGACCACCGTGGACACCTACGTCGAAGGCGGCCGCTACGACCGCCGCATCCACATCGGCAACTGGTGCAACCAGGCCGGCGCCGGCCTCGGTGAGCGCCCGAAGGCCAACCCGGCCACCGGGATCGACGCGTACGTGTGGATGAAGCCTCCGGGCGAGTCCGACGGTTCGAGCAAGTTCATCGAGAACGACGAGGGCAAGGGTTTCGACGGGATGTGCGACCCTGCCTACAAGGGCAACCCGCGCAACGGCAACAACCCGTCCGGCGCTCTGCCGGACTCCCCGCTGTCGGGGCACTGGTTCTCGGCACAGTTCCAGGAGCTCATGAAGAACGCCTACCCGGCGCTGTAG
- a CDS encoding class I SAM-dependent methyltransferase, which yields MAHDHHHDPHPDHPHSHHPDHRHDHGDIDWGEMAPLLESEAELFTPLYERALAWLGHKQTEPGLIVDAGSGPGVVSCLLADAFPGARVIAVDGSEPLLERARARAVRLGVADRFGTLAGELPGVLDDLEYPVDLLWASRSLHHLGDQRAALAAFAARLASGGTLALLEGGLPARFLPRDIGIGRPGLQARLDALEEERFARMRADLPGTVPETEDWPALLAAAGLRHTGTRSFLLDLPAPTTDRARAHIAVSLSRLRDAFGDDLDATDLATLARLLDPADPASVHRRPDVFLLAAHTVYTAVRTA from the coding sequence ATGGCGCACGACCACCACCACGACCCGCACCCGGACCACCCCCACAGCCACCACCCGGACCACCGTCACGACCATGGCGACATCGACTGGGGCGAGATGGCCCCGCTGCTCGAGTCCGAGGCGGAGCTGTTCACGCCCCTGTACGAGAGAGCTCTCGCATGGCTCGGGCACAAGCAGACCGAGCCCGGACTGATCGTCGACGCGGGCAGCGGACCCGGTGTCGTCTCCTGCCTGCTCGCCGACGCCTTCCCCGGCGCCCGGGTCATCGCCGTGGACGGCTCCGAGCCGCTGCTGGAACGGGCCCGCGCCCGGGCCGTACGGCTCGGCGTGGCCGACCGCTTCGGCACCCTCGCCGGTGAACTGCCCGGTGTACTGGACGACCTGGAGTACCCCGTCGACCTGCTGTGGGCCAGCCGCAGTCTGCACCACCTCGGCGACCAGCGGGCCGCCCTCGCCGCCTTCGCCGCGCGGCTCGCGTCCGGCGGCACCCTCGCGCTCCTGGAAGGCGGTCTGCCCGCCCGCTTCCTGCCCCGCGACATCGGCATCGGCCGTCCAGGACTTCAGGCGCGGCTGGACGCGCTGGAGGAGGAGCGGTTCGCCCGCATGCGCGCGGACCTGCCCGGCACGGTCCCCGAGACCGAGGACTGGCCTGCTCTGCTGGCCGCCGCGGGTCTCCGGCACACCGGCACGCGCAGCTTCCTGCTCGACCTGCCCGCACCGACCACGGACCGGGCCCGCGCCCACATCGCCGTCTCCCTGTCCCGCCTGCGGGACGCCTTCGGCGACGACCTGGACGCCACCGACCTCGCCACCCTCGCCCGGCTCCTCGACCCCGCCGACCCCGCGAGCGTGCACCGGCGACCGGACGTCTTCCTGCTGGCGGCGCACACGGTGTACACGGCGGTGCGCACCGCCTGA
- a CDS encoding SDR family oxidoreductase, producing MTDSPVTLITGGGSGIGAAVARRLLDAGQRVAVTGRGEERLRAFAAELGDPDELLTLVGDAADYDQVRSAVGRTLKEYGRLDTVVANAGFATHDSVAEGDPAGWTEMVLTNVLGPALLVRASIDALKETHGRIVLVGSVAGFVPTPGNIYGATKWAVTGLAENTRREVTEFGVGVTLIAPGRVETPFWDSYGSLPPGRLLTAGQIADSIVWALGQPAGVDVNTVVVRPIGQPN from the coding sequence ATGACCGACTCTCCGGTCACGCTCATCACCGGCGGGGGCAGCGGTATCGGCGCCGCGGTCGCCCGGCGGCTGCTGGACGCCGGGCAGCGGGTGGCCGTCACCGGCCGCGGCGAGGAGCGGCTGCGCGCCTTCGCGGCGGAACTCGGCGACCCCGATGAGCTGCTGACGCTCGTCGGCGACGCGGCCGACTACGACCAGGTACGGTCGGCCGTCGGCCGTACGCTCAAGGAGTACGGCCGGCTGGACACCGTCGTCGCCAACGCCGGATTCGCCACCCACGACTCGGTCGCCGAGGGGGACCCGGCCGGCTGGACCGAGATGGTGCTGACCAACGTGCTCGGGCCCGCGCTGCTCGTCCGCGCGTCGATCGACGCCCTGAAGGAGACCCACGGGCGGATCGTGCTGGTCGGCAGTGTCGCCGGGTTCGTGCCCACGCCGGGCAACATCTACGGGGCGACGAAGTGGGCGGTGACCGGTCTCGCCGAGAACACCCGCCGCGAGGTGACCGAGTTCGGGGTGGGCGTGACGCTGATCGCGCCCGGCCGGGTGGAGACCCCCTTCTGGGACAGCTACGGCAGTCTGCCGCCCGGTCGGCTGCTCACCGCCGGCCAGATCGCCGACTCCATCGTGTGGGCCCTCGGGCAGCCCGCCGGAGTCGACGTCAACACGGTCGTCGTACGGCCGATCGGGCAGCCCAACTGA